From Bacillus sp. Bos-x628, the proteins below share one genomic window:
- the spoVT gene encoding stage V sporulation protein T translates to MKATGIVRRIDDLGRVVIPKEIRRTLRIREGDPLEIFVDRDGEVILKKYSPISELGDFAKEYADALFDSLGHSVLICDRDTYIAVSGSSKKEYLNKSVSDLIERTMDQRNSVLEESKKEIQLIDGIDDDVSAYTIAPIVANGDPIGAVVLFSKERSMGEVEHKAAETAAGFLARQMEH, encoded by the coding sequence ATGAAAGCAACTGGAATTGTACGCCGCATCGACGATCTAGGAAGAGTGGTTATTCCAAAGGAAATTCGCAGAACTTTGCGTATCCGGGAAGGAGATCCGCTTGAAATCTTTGTCGATCGCGACGGAGAAGTCATTTTGAAGAAGTATTCACCGATTAGTGAGTTGGGAGACTTTGCGAAGGAATATGCTGATGCATTATTCGACAGTTTGGGTCATTCCGTGCTCATTTGTGATCGTGATACGTATATTGCTGTATCCGGTAGTTCGAAAAAAGAGTATTTAAACAAATCAGTTAGTGATTTAATTGAACGAACCATGGATCAGCGTAATTCTGTATTAGAGGAAAGCAAGAAAGAAATTCAACTTATTGATGGTATTGATGATGACGTATCAGCTTATACCATTGCACCTATTGTTGCAAACGGAGATCCAATTGGCGCGGTCGTCTTATTTTCTAAAGAGCGTTCAATGGGAGAAGTGGAGCATAAAGCAGCGGAGACGGCGGCTGGCTTCTTAGCCCGTCAAATGGAACATTAG